A DNA window from Actinokineospora baliensis contains the following coding sequences:
- a CDS encoding tachylectin-related carbohydrate-binding protein codes for MHDIRRAGVLVAAVLAATCLSATSASAAPAAGPPVCSPAVDVFGVEPDGRLFVYPHNEPETGAASWGAKRYIGSGWNGGTVMAGPGGWIHYVTKGDLQHRRYQWTGSSWATFGGRQYQDLGRLDPATSEKITVDERGRLLTNGTTGFTASSWDDQGRFLSKGLQLGFPGATGDMIASGDGGFFLRSGDLLLRYRFEFDSLHWAVTGQVVGRGFSSFKRLFGGGGGVLYGVANDAAGTLLWYRYDDAAGTWANNGIGKVVGSGWNTLAGTSAAGCTTPVAVPPQPEPPVPPVPPVPEPPLPAAHDERPALRFNENTRTYEAAWVNNNGQLLFGAEDPQDPTKVNWTAMSGYQGYTGTASVAREYGAKGRAFVSASSQDGIGRFHVQQPDGGFSTATNVGKSFRTGPALFMIGSEGVYAYGLDNVGTLSESTRGVDSFGGWYTMAERLGPDTTLTKPYSAVVAITRNSVGQAEYREGMRGRQLSAPKTTEVLPGMGVPTWTTGNGAVGGHERLIAVDGAGKLWTAQSNATGFDPWTDISGGLTFTGAVDTLPWNPSRIDLVARTTDGTVVRRVVTDWAAQQPWIPVGTSTVDPVISSGTYQKGKVVLLIDASGKGTLVPFPFNG; via the coding sequence ATGCACGACATCAGACGTGCGGGTGTGCTCGTGGCCGCTGTCCTCGCCGCCACCTGCCTGTCCGCGACCAGCGCGAGCGCGGCGCCCGCCGCCGGTCCGCCGGTGTGCTCTCCCGCTGTAGACGTGTTCGGGGTGGAGCCGGACGGCCGCCTCTTCGTCTACCCGCACAACGAGCCCGAGACGGGTGCGGCGAGCTGGGGCGCCAAGCGCTACATCGGCTCCGGCTGGAACGGCGGCACCGTCATGGCCGGGCCCGGCGGGTGGATCCACTACGTCACCAAGGGCGATCTGCAGCACCGCCGCTACCAGTGGACCGGCTCGTCCTGGGCCACCTTCGGCGGCCGCCAGTACCAGGACCTCGGCCGCCTCGACCCGGCCACGTCCGAGAAGATCACCGTGGACGAGCGGGGGCGGCTGCTCACCAACGGCACCACCGGCTTCACCGCGTCGAGCTGGGACGACCAGGGGCGGTTCCTGTCCAAGGGGCTGCAATTGGGGTTCCCGGGCGCGACGGGGGACATGATCGCCTCCGGCGACGGCGGGTTCTTCCTGCGCTCGGGCGATCTCCTGCTCCGGTACCGGTTCGAGTTCGACTCCCTGCACTGGGCGGTGACCGGCCAGGTCGTGGGGCGCGGCTTCAGTTCCTTCAAGCGCCTCTTCGGGGGCGGGGGCGGCGTGCTCTACGGCGTCGCCAACGACGCCGCGGGCACCCTGCTCTGGTACCGGTACGACGACGCGGCGGGCACCTGGGCGAACAACGGCATCGGCAAGGTCGTCGGCTCCGGGTGGAACACCCTCGCGGGCACTTCCGCGGCGGGCTGCACGACGCCGGTGGCGGTGCCACCACAGCCCGAGCCCCCCGTGCCGCCGGTGCCCCCGGTACCGGAACCACCGCTGCCCGCGGCACACGATGAGCGGCCCGCGCTGAGGTTCAACGAGAACACCCGCACGTACGAAGCGGCGTGGGTGAACAACAACGGCCAACTGCTGTTCGGCGCGGAAGACCCGCAGGACCCCACCAAGGTCAACTGGACCGCCATGTCCGGCTACCAGGGGTACACCGGCACCGCGTCGGTGGCACGGGAGTACGGCGCCAAGGGCCGCGCGTTCGTGTCGGCCAGCAGCCAGGACGGCATCGGCCGGTTCCACGTCCAACAGCCGGACGGCGGGTTCAGCACCGCGACCAACGTGGGCAAGTCGTTCCGCACCGGACCAGCACTGTTCATGATCGGCAGCGAAGGCGTGTACGCCTACGGCCTCGACAACGTCGGCACCCTCTCCGAGTCCACCCGCGGGGTCGACAGCTTCGGGGGCTGGTACACCATGGCGGAGAGGCTCGGACCGGACACCACACTCACCAAGCCGTACTCCGCGGTCGTCGCCATCACCCGCAACTCGGTGGGGCAGGCGGAGTACCGCGAGGGCATGCGGGGCCGCCAACTCTCGGCACCGAAGACCACCGAGGTGCTGCCTGGAATGGGCGTGCCCACCTGGACCACGGGCAACGGTGCGGTGGGCGGGCACGAGCGGCTGATAGCCGTTGACGGCGCCGGAAAGCTGTGGACCGCTCAGTCGAACGCCACCGGCTTCGACCCGTGGACCGACATCAGCGGCGGCCTCACCTTCACCGGTGCTGTCGACACACTGCCGTGGAACCCGAGCCGGATCGACCTGGTGGCCCGCACCACCGATGGCACGGTGGTACGCAGGGTGGTCACCGACTGGGCGGCCCAGCAGCCGTGGATCCCGGTCGGCACCTCGACGGTGGACCCCGTGATCTCCTCGGGCACCTATCAGAAGGGGAAGGTGGTCCTGCTCATCGATGCGTCCGGCAAGGGCACGCTGGTCCCCTTCCCGTTCAACGGATAA